From a single Amphiprion ocellaris isolate individual 3 ecotype Okinawa chromosome 18, ASM2253959v1, whole genome shotgun sequence genomic region:
- the pus3 gene encoding tRNA pseudouridine(38/39) synthase has product MSDALIQRVKELEAELEKLRSQLKGSSAAGDEMEMMSSSSLNENTHCTSDGSTSSSKKDRKKAGKDRPFDFSAHPHRHVALRLAYLGWAYQGFAVQENTDNTVEARLFEALLKTRLIQDRQTSNYHRCGRTDKGVSAFSQVITIDLRSTQFCGGLGITLPESVDAATKSKVAASELPYVKMLNRVLPQDIRVLDWAPVTEGFSARFDCQSRTYRYYFPRGSLDVALMADAAKRYEGTHDFRNLCKMDVGNGVLQFERTILSATVKPVHPQHASSTDQHDLFIFEIKGLAFLYHQVRCMMAVLLLIGQKLEAPEIINQLLDVENNPRKPQYSMAVDYPLVLFDCHFEGLNWTQETEEVTHVLSALQQHWTQNAVKAHVLHGMIQGLELRGAVSSHHCLLVEGSRQRNYRPLLERPCCESLESRINHYVKRGRLEREEGENGGETVHRGKRSKHSHNSSSLPVSSETPKQSTDHKAED; this is encoded by the exons ATGTCAGATGCTTTAATCCAGCGAGTAAAGGAGCtggaggcagagctggagaAGCTCAGGTCCCAGTTGAAGGGCAGCAGTGCAGCTGGAGATGAAATGGAAATGATGTCCAGCTCGTCTcttaatgaaaacacacactgcacGTCTGATGGGAGCACCAGCAGCAGtaaaaaggacagaaagaaagcaggcAAAGACCGTCCCTTTGACTTCTCTGCTCACCCCCATCGGCATGTGGCCCTGCGGCTGGCTTATCTGGGTTGGGCCTACCAGGGGTTTGCGGTTCAGGAGAACACAGACAACACTGTGGAGGCAAGACTCTTTGAAGCTCTGCTGAAGACTCGGCTGATCCAGGACCGGCAGACCTCCAATTACCACCGCTGTGGTCGCACTGACAAAGGAGTCAGTGCTTTTTCCCAG GTCATAACCATCGACTTGCGCTCCACACAGTTTTGTGGAGGACTCGGAATCACGCTCCCTGAAAGTGTCGATGCTGCGACCAAATCAAAAGTTGCTGCCTCTGAGCTCCCATATGTGAAGATGCTGAACAGAGTCCTCCCGCAGGACATCAGGGTTCTGGACTGGGCACCGGTAACAGAGGGCTTCAGCGCTCGCTTTGACTGTCAGTCCCGCACGTACCGCTACTATTTCCCCCGAGGATCCTTGGATGTAGCGCTGATGGCAGACGCTGCAAAAAG ATACGAGGGAACTCATGACTTTCGCAACCTGTGCAAGATGGATGTGGGCAACGGGGTCCTGCAGTTTGAGAGGACCATCTTGTCAGCCACAGTGAAGCCTGTGCATCCTCAGCACGCCTCCAGCACAGACCAACACGACCTCTTTATATTTGAGATCAAAGGACTAGCATTTCTTTACCACCAG GTACGCTGCATGATGGCAGTACTTCTCTTGATAGGGCAGAAGCTGGAGGCCCCAGAGATAATTAATCAGCTCCTGGATGTAGAGAACAACCCCAGAAAGCCCCAGTACAG TATGGCAGTAGACTATCCTCTGGTGCTGTTCGACTGCCACTTTGAGGGTTTGAATTGGACACAGGAGACAGAAGAAGTGACCCATGTCCTGTCTGCACTGCAGCAACACTGGACTCAGAACGCAGTCAAGGCCCACGTCCTGCATGGGATGATCCAGGGACTAGAACTCAGAG GAGCCGTTTCCTCTCATCACTGCTTGCTGGTCGAAGGCAGCAGGCAGAGAAACTACCGTCCGCTGTTGGAGCGTCCGTGCTGCGAGAGCCTGGAGTCCAGGATCAACCATTATGTTAAAAGAGGCAGACTAGAgcgagaggaaggagagaacgGAGGTGAAACGGTGCATCGAGGAAAACGGTCCAAACATTCCCACAATTCCTCCAGTCTGCCTGTTTCTTCAGAGACCCCAAAACAAAGTACGGATCACAAAGCAGAAGATTAA